The Mycolicibacterium smegmatis genome has a window encoding:
- a CDS encoding ATP-dependent DNA ligase — MLLADVAAASTEVAASSARLVKIERIATLLARSAAEDDTQAVAVIVSWLSGELPQRQIGVGWAALRTLPPPAATPSLTVDDVDDRFSTIKAVAGKGSQATRAGLVHELFSAATETEQRFLRHLLSGELRQGALAGVMADAVAKAAGLPAAEIRRAAMLAGNLPAVAAAAVTGGRAALADFRLRVGRPVGPMLAQTATSVDDALQRLGGTAVLEAKLDGARVQIHRSGCDVSIYTRSLDDVTHRLPEVVEATLALPATELIADAEAIALRPDGRPHLFQVTAARFGRKDPGDLGPLSVFFFDLLHVDGRDLLDLPTEERFGALDALVRQDQRVDRLVTTDTVAAQEFLERTLAAGHEGVMAKSPHAAYEAGRRGAGWLKVKPVHTLDLVVLAVEWGSGRRQGKLSNIHLGARDPDSSGFVMLGKTFKGMTDAMLEWQTQRFLELADGPTDGYVVHLRPEQVVEIAFDGVQRSSRYPAGMALRFVRVLRYRDDKSPAEADTVETVRRFYERD, encoded by the coding sequence ATGTTGCTCGCCGACGTCGCCGCCGCGTCCACCGAAGTCGCGGCCTCCTCGGCACGCCTGGTCAAGATCGAACGCATCGCGACGCTGCTCGCCCGCTCGGCAGCCGAGGATGACACCCAAGCGGTCGCGGTGATCGTGTCCTGGCTCTCCGGGGAACTCCCGCAGCGTCAGATCGGTGTCGGCTGGGCGGCGTTGCGCACGTTGCCGCCGCCGGCCGCCACACCCTCCCTCACCGTCGACGACGTCGACGACCGGTTCAGCACCATCAAGGCCGTCGCCGGAAAAGGTTCGCAGGCCACCCGCGCCGGTCTGGTTCACGAGCTGTTCAGTGCGGCAACCGAAACCGAGCAGAGATTCCTGCGTCACCTGCTCAGCGGTGAGCTGCGCCAGGGCGCACTCGCCGGGGTGATGGCCGACGCCGTCGCCAAGGCCGCAGGCCTTCCCGCAGCCGAGATACGCCGTGCCGCAATGCTCGCGGGCAACCTGCCCGCGGTCGCAGCCGCCGCCGTCACCGGCGGGCGTGCCGCGCTGGCCGACTTCCGGCTCCGGGTGGGCCGGCCCGTGGGGCCGATGCTCGCGCAAACGGCCACCAGCGTGGACGACGCACTCCAACGCCTCGGCGGCACAGCGGTTCTGGAAGCCAAACTGGACGGCGCCCGCGTGCAGATCCACCGTAGCGGCTGTGACGTCTCGATCTACACGCGCAGCCTCGACGACGTCACGCACCGCCTTCCCGAGGTGGTCGAGGCGACGCTCGCGCTCCCCGCCACCGAGTTGATCGCCGACGCCGAGGCCATCGCCCTGCGCCCCGATGGCAGACCACATCTCTTCCAGGTCACCGCCGCTCGGTTCGGACGCAAGGATCCGGGCGATCTGGGTCCGCTGTCGGTGTTCTTCTTCGACCTGCTGCATGTCGACGGCCGCGATCTGCTCGATCTGCCCACCGAGGAACGGTTCGGCGCGCTCGACGCGCTGGTGCGGCAGGATCAGCGTGTGGACCGTCTCGTGACGACGGATACTGTTGCGGCGCAGGAGTTCTTGGAGCGCACCCTGGCGGCCGGACACGAAGGGGTCATGGCGAAGTCACCGCACGCTGCGTACGAGGCCGGCCGGCGCGGCGCGGGATGGCTCAAGGTCAAGCCCGTCCACACGCTCGATCTCGTCGTGCTCGCGGTCGAGTGGGGTTCGGGACGCCGCCAGGGCAAGCTGTCGAACATCCATCTGGGGGCGCGGGATCCGGATTCCAGCGGGTTCGTCATGTTGGGCAAGACGTTCAAGGGCATGACCGACGCGATGCTCGAATGGCAGACCCAGCGGTTCCTCGAATTGGCCGACGGGCCCACCGACGGATACGTCGTGCACCTGCGCCCCGAGCAGGTCGTCGAGATCGCGTTCGACGGTGTGCAGCGATCGTCACGCTACCCGGCCGGCATGGCGTTGCGGTTCGTGCGCGTTCTGCGCTACCGCGACGACAAGTCCCCGGCCGAGGCCGACACGGTCGAGACGGTGCGTCGGTTCTACGAGCGCGACTGA
- a CDS encoding molybdopterin-dependent oxidoreductase, translating to MSERVRRTPPLAGLAAAAVALGVAGIVAVPFGPAADSRTAVGSAVIDLTPGPVKEWAITTFGTADKLLLTVLIIAIIATLAAVTAPLETRRRPVGSIVIGLAGVLGCVAVLSRPGAGWVAILPTVIGAVCGIAALRLLTSDRFRDEQAVAEDRADQRADRYADDHADDTVDPGRRWSLVALGLLTTGVVTGAAGAVLSRLASSVAGDRDAFTLPRAARAAAPIPPDVQPAGVSLPSFITPTPKFYRIDTALTVPQLTRDEWQLRIHGMTDREVTYRFEDLDRFEVVEKVVTLTCVSNFVGGDLISNATWTGYRVRDLLEEAGVSTDSDMALSTSIDGFTAGSPIEALTDDRDALLAIGMNGEPLPAAHGYPARLVVPGLYGYVSATKWVVDLELTRFDRAEAYWTKLGWSAHGPIKTQSRIDVPREGQQVPRGPVRFGGVAWAQHRGIRAVEVKIDGPSDPGEWQQAQLGAAYSDDTWRLWSVDWTAADPGEHTITVRATDNTGETQTPDLADPVPDGATGWHYVTFDVT from the coding sequence ATGTCAGAACGCGTGCGCCGCACTCCGCCGCTGGCCGGGCTCGCCGCGGCCGCCGTGGCGCTGGGAGTGGCCGGGATCGTCGCGGTGCCCTTCGGGCCCGCGGCCGATTCCCGCACCGCGGTGGGATCGGCGGTCATCGACCTGACGCCGGGACCGGTCAAGGAGTGGGCCATCACCACGTTCGGCACGGCCGACAAACTCCTGCTCACCGTGCTGATCATCGCCATCATCGCGACGCTGGCCGCGGTGACGGCACCGCTGGAGACCCGCCGTCGCCCGGTCGGCAGCATCGTGATCGGCCTCGCGGGGGTGCTCGGCTGCGTCGCGGTGCTCTCCCGCCCAGGGGCCGGCTGGGTCGCGATCCTGCCGACGGTGATCGGCGCGGTGTGCGGCATCGCGGCGTTGCGACTGCTGACCTCGGACCGTTTCCGGGACGAGCAGGCCGTCGCCGAAGACCGTGCCGACCAACGTGCCGACCGATATGCCGACGACCATGCCGACGACACCGTGGACCCCGGCCGCCGCTGGTCGCTGGTCGCGCTCGGCCTGCTGACCACCGGCGTGGTCACCGGGGCGGCGGGCGCGGTGCTGTCGCGGCTGGCGTCGTCGGTGGCCGGTGACCGTGACGCGTTCACGCTGCCGCGCGCCGCACGCGCGGCAGCGCCGATCCCCCCGGACGTGCAACCCGCGGGTGTGTCGCTGCCGTCGTTCATCACGCCGACGCCGAAGTTCTACCGCATCGACACGGCGCTGACGGTGCCACAGCTCACGCGCGACGAGTGGCAGTTGCGTATCCACGGCATGACCGACCGCGAGGTGACCTACCGCTTCGAGGACCTCGACCGCTTCGAGGTCGTCGAGAAGGTCGTCACGCTCACGTGTGTGTCCAATTTTGTGGGCGGCGACCTCATCTCGAACGCCACCTGGACGGGCTACCGGGTGCGTGATCTGCTCGAAGAAGCCGGGGTGTCAACGGATTCCGACATGGCGCTGTCGACGTCGATCGACGGATTCACCGCGGGCAGCCCGATCGAGGCGCTCACCGACGACCGTGACGCACTGCTGGCGATCGGCATGAACGGTGAACCGCTGCCTGCCGCGCACGGCTATCCGGCGCGCCTGGTGGTGCCAGGGCTGTACGGCTACGTCTCGGCCACCAAGTGGGTCGTGGATCTCGAGCTCACGCGCTTCGACCGCGCCGAGGCGTACTGGACCAAGCTCGGCTGGTCGGCGCATGGCCCCATCAAGACCCAGTCCCGCATCGACGTCCCGCGCGAGGGTCAGCAGGTCCCCCGCGGCCCGGTGCGCTTCGGCGGCGTGGCGTGGGCTCAGCACCGCGGCATCCGCGCGGTCGAGGTCAAGATCGACGGGCCGTCAGATCCCGGCGAGTGGCAACAGGCCCAACTCGGCGCGGCCTACTCCGACGACACCTGGCGCCTGTGGAGTGTCGACTGGACCGCCGCCGATCCAGGTGAACACACCATCACCGTGCGTGCCACCGACAACACCGGGGAAACCCAGACCCCCGACCTGGCCGATCCCGTGCCCGACGGCGCCACCGGCTGGCACTACGTCACCTTCGACGTCACCTGA
- a CDS encoding SDR family NAD(P)-dependent oxidoreductase — MEIEGKKAVIVGGASGFGRATAEALAKRGATVAVLDRPQSKGQEVADSIGGSFFAVDVTDFDGTEKVLQEAVDALGGLHIAVTTAGGGIGERTVKKDGPHSLDSFRSTIDLNLIGTFNVSRLAAWHMSKNDPVDAEGEERGVIINTASIAAFEGQIGQVAYTASKAAIAGMSLTMARDLGSLGIRALAIAPSLFATGLTEGIPDDFAKVLTKDAAFPKRLGKPDEYARLALAIVENPMLNGQCIRLDGGQRFAPK, encoded by the coding sequence ATGGAGATCGAAGGCAAGAAGGCCGTCATCGTCGGCGGCGCGTCGGGCTTCGGCCGCGCGACCGCCGAGGCACTGGCCAAGCGCGGTGCCACCGTCGCGGTGCTCGACCGCCCGCAGTCCAAGGGCCAGGAGGTCGCCGACAGCATCGGCGGATCGTTCTTCGCGGTCGACGTCACCGACTTCGACGGCACAGAGAAGGTGCTGCAGGAAGCCGTCGACGCGCTCGGGGGACTGCACATCGCGGTGACGACGGCAGGCGGCGGCATCGGTGAACGCACCGTCAAGAAGGACGGTCCGCACAGCCTGGACTCTTTCCGCTCCACCATCGACCTGAACCTGATCGGCACGTTCAACGTGAGTCGACTCGCCGCGTGGCACATGAGCAAGAACGACCCCGTCGACGCCGAGGGCGAGGAACGCGGCGTCATCATCAACACCGCGTCGATCGCGGCGTTCGAGGGCCAGATCGGGCAGGTCGCCTACACGGCGTCGAAGGCGGCCATCGCGGGCATGTCCCTGACCATGGCCCGCGATCTGGGCAGCCTGGGCATCCGGGCGCTGGCCATCGCCCCGAGCCTGTTCGCCACGGGCCTGACCGAAGGCATCCCCGACGATTTCGCGAAAGTTCTCACCAAGGACGCCGCCTTCCCCAAGCGTCTCGGCAAGCCCGACGAGTACGCCCGCCTGGCGCTGGCGATCGTCGAGAACCCGATGCTCAACGGCCAGTGCATCCGTTTGGACGGTGGTCAGCGGTTCGCTCCCAAGTAA
- the poxB gene encoding ubiquinone-dependent pyruvate dehydrogenase, producing MATFADHIIAMLSASGVCRVYGLPGDSLNGFTDAIRRSGEISWEHVRHEETAAFAAAADAGLTGQLAVCAGSCGPGNLHLINGLFDAQRSRVPVLAIAAHIPRSEIGSQYFQETHPQELFGECSVYCELVSTPEMAPRILAMAMRAAVEDNGVAVVVIPGEIFLQRIPEQPVRPISATRSVLCPDEASLQRAADMLNAAERVTILGGAGVAGAHDALVQLAATLQAPVVHALRGKEFIEYDNPFDVGMTGLLGFASGYKAIKEADTLLMLGTDFPYQQFYPENATVIQVDVRGAHLGRRTPIDLGLRGTVGDTLAALQPLLRPKHDREHLDRALRHYRKTRASLDALAVNDRDRTPIRPEYLAGLIDRLAAADAVFTCDVGSPVVWAARYLSMNGRRRLLGSFNHGTMANALPHAIGAQSAYPGRQVIALAGDGGLTMLFGELVTLIQNRLPVKVIVFNNSSLNFVELEMKAAGIVTFGTDLQNPDFAAVATAMGIYGRRVTEPADLEDVLKEAFAHDGPAVIDVHTARQELSIPPAITIEQAKGFSLYAIRTILAGRSDELLDLITTNVARRILD from the coding sequence ATGGCAACCTTCGCAGACCACATCATCGCCATGTTGTCGGCCAGCGGGGTGTGTCGTGTGTACGGGCTTCCGGGGGACAGTCTCAATGGGTTCACTGATGCGATTCGTCGTAGTGGTGAGATCAGTTGGGAGCATGTGCGTCATGAGGAGACCGCGGCGTTCGCTGCGGCGGCGGATGCGGGGTTGACCGGGCAGTTGGCGGTGTGTGCGGGCTCGTGTGGTCCGGGGAATCTCCATCTGATCAACGGGTTGTTCGACGCGCAGCGCTCGCGGGTGCCGGTGCTGGCGATCGCCGCGCACATCCCGCGCAGCGAGATCGGTTCGCAGTATTTCCAGGAGACCCACCCGCAAGAGTTGTTCGGTGAGTGCAGTGTGTATTGCGAGTTGGTGAGCACTCCGGAGATGGCGCCGCGCATCCTGGCGATGGCGATGCGTGCCGCGGTCGAGGACAACGGGGTGGCGGTGGTGGTCATCCCCGGGGAGATCTTCTTGCAACGGATTCCCGAACAGCCGGTGCGGCCGATCAGCGCGACGCGGTCGGTGTTGTGTCCGGATGAGGCGTCGCTGCAGCGGGCGGCGGATATGTTGAATGCCGCCGAGCGGGTCACCATCCTCGGCGGCGCCGGGGTGGCCGGTGCCCACGACGCGCTGGTGCAGCTCGCCGCGACGCTGCAGGCGCCGGTGGTGCATGCGTTGCGGGGCAAGGAGTTCATCGAGTACGACAACCCGTTCGATGTGGGGATGACCGGGTTGTTGGGGTTCGCCTCGGGCTACAAGGCGATCAAAGAGGCCGACACGCTGTTGATGCTGGGCACCGATTTTCCGTATCAGCAGTTCTATCCGGAGAACGCCACGGTCATCCAGGTCGATGTGCGCGGGGCGCATCTGGGCCGGCGCACCCCGATCGATCTGGGGTTGCGCGGCACCGTCGGCGACACCCTGGCCGCTTTGCAACCGTTGTTGCGGCCCAAGCACGATCGCGAGCATCTGGATCGGGCGTTGCGCCACTACCGCAAGACCCGCGCGTCGTTGGATGCGTTGGCGGTCAACGATCGTGACCGCACCCCGATCCGCCCGGAATACCTCGCCGGGCTCATCGACCGCCTCGCCGCCGCGGATGCGGTGTTCACCTGTGATGTCGGCTCGCCGGTGGTATGGGCCGCGCGCTATCTGTCGATGAACGGCCGGCGCCGGCTGCTCGGGTCGTTCAACCACGGCACCATGGCCAACGCGCTGCCCCACGCCATCGGCGCCCAAAGCGCCTACCCGGGCCGGCAGGTGATCGCCCTGGCCGGTGACGGCGGGTTGACCATGCTCTTCGGCGAGTTGGTCACCTTGATCCAGAACCGGTTGCCGGTCAAGGTGATCGTGTTCAACAACTCCTCGCTGAACTTCGTCGAGCTGGAGATGAAAGCCGCAGGCATCGTCACCTTCGGCACCGACCTGCAAAACCCCGACTTCGCCGCGGTGGCCACCGCGATGGGCATCTACGGCCGCCGCGTCACCGAACCCGCCGACCTCGAAGACGTCCTCAAAGAAGCCTTCGCCCACGACGGGCCCGCCGTCATCGACGTCCACACCGCCCGCCAGGAACTGTCCATCCCCCCAGCCATCACCATCGAACAAGCCAAAGGCTTCTCCCTCTACGCCATCCGCACCATCCTCGCCGGACGCAGCGACGAACTACTCGACCTCATCACCACCAACGTCGCCCGACGCATCCTGGATTAG
- a CDS encoding winged helix-turn-helix transcriptional regulator produces MSTYGQFCPVAKAMELLDERWTLLVVRELLLGSTHFNDLRRGVPKMSPALLSRRLKSLTRAGVVERNEIDGRTSYTLTACGRELATVVDALGAWGVRWIGDLGEQDLDPHLLMWDMRRTIPIDEWPRTRTTVAFIFDDVAPKASRWWLVVADGQADVCDFDPGHEVTGTVQTSLRTLTRIWRGDVSWSHATLDGSVALSGAGEVRRALPRWIGQGQAAAIPRPA; encoded by the coding sequence ATGTCGACCTATGGCCAGTTCTGCCCCGTCGCCAAAGCCATGGAACTGCTCGATGAACGCTGGACCCTGCTCGTGGTGCGGGAACTGCTGTTGGGCAGTACCCATTTCAACGATCTGCGCCGCGGCGTGCCCAAGATGTCGCCGGCCCTGCTGTCGCGGAGGCTGAAGTCGCTGACCCGCGCCGGTGTGGTCGAACGCAACGAAATCGACGGTCGCACTTCGTACACCCTCACCGCGTGCGGACGGGAACTGGCAACCGTCGTCGACGCACTCGGCGCATGGGGCGTGCGCTGGATCGGCGACCTCGGCGAGCAGGACCTCGACCCGCATCTGCTGATGTGGGACATGCGGCGCACCATCCCCATCGACGAGTGGCCACGCACCCGCACCACCGTGGCGTTCATCTTCGACGACGTCGCGCCCAAGGCGTCGCGGTGGTGGCTCGTGGTGGCCGACGGCCAGGCCGACGTGTGCGATTTCGATCCCGGACACGAGGTGACCGGCACGGTGCAGACGAGCCTGCGCACGCTCACCCGCATCTGGCGGGGCGACGTCAGTTGGTCACACGCGACACTCGACGGCAGCGTCGCGCTGTCGGGTGCCGGTGAGGTCCGCCGCGCGCTGCCGCGGTGGATCGGGCAGGGCCAGGCGGCTGCCATCCCCCGCCCGGCGTGA
- a CDS encoding class I SAM-dependent methyltransferase: MGVVTVDRELEAKHRALWALGNYGAIAAHIVAPLGPVLVEACGIGPGDRVLDIAAGTGNASIPAALAGAQVTASDLCPQLVDEGAHESAERGVDITWKEANAEALPFSDGEFDVVMSCIGVMFAPHHDQSARELLRVTRSGGRIGLISWTPEGFIGQLFATMKPFVPAPPPGVSPPPLWGNADHVRTLLGDGIEDFETQRRSLTVDMFADGAAFRDFFKANYGPTIAAYRAVGDDAERTAALDEAIALLGDRYLDSGAMQWEYLVVTAHKR, from the coding sequence ATGGGCGTCGTCACCGTCGATCGAGAACTTGAGGCCAAACACCGGGCGCTGTGGGCGCTCGGGAACTACGGGGCGATCGCCGCCCACATCGTCGCACCGCTGGGACCCGTCCTCGTCGAGGCCTGCGGTATCGGACCGGGGGACCGGGTGCTCGACATCGCGGCAGGCACGGGCAACGCCTCGATCCCCGCCGCGCTGGCAGGCGCTCAGGTCACCGCGAGCGACCTGTGCCCGCAACTGGTCGACGAGGGCGCACACGAGTCCGCCGAGCGAGGCGTGGACATCACGTGGAAAGAGGCCAACGCCGAGGCGCTGCCGTTCTCCGACGGCGAGTTCGACGTCGTGATGTCCTGCATCGGCGTGATGTTCGCGCCGCATCACGACCAGTCCGCTCGGGAGCTGTTGCGGGTCACGCGTTCCGGTGGACGGATCGGTCTGATCAGCTGGACCCCAGAGGGTTTCATCGGGCAGCTGTTCGCGACCATGAAGCCGTTCGTTCCCGCGCCGCCGCCGGGCGTGTCGCCACCGCCGTTGTGGGGCAACGCCGATCATGTCCGAACGCTGCTCGGCGATGGGATCGAGGACTTCGAGACGCAGCGTCGCTCGTTGACGGTGGACATGTTCGCCGACGGAGCCGCCTTCCGCGACTTCTTCAAGGCCAACTACGGTCCCACCATCGCGGCCTACCGCGCCGTCGGTGACGACGCCGAACGCACCGCGGCGCTCGACGAGGCCATCGCCTTGCTGGGGGACCGATATCTCGATTCCGGTGCCATGCAGTGGGAGTACTTGGTGGTGACTGCACACAAACGCTGA
- a CDS encoding phosphotransferase family protein, with translation MPGDVQQLPTLSEHDQQALQAWVRSEKIGSTVSDVEPLTGGTQNIVVRVHVDGRPMVLRRPPAHPRPTSDKTMLREIAVLRTLAGSGVPHPGFIAGCADLDVLGVVFYLMEEVDGFNPGNEVAPAYQRADMRHAVGLSYAASLAGLGNAAWENSELAALRRPGSFLARQVPQFLKLLESYRHDNYEPESMAGAQPLAQWLDEHRPPDGEPGIMHGDAHLNNVLLRREVPELAAFIDWEMCTIGDPLLDLGWMLVCWPDDPNPINAGSALAALGGLAGRAELLDAYRSAGGRQTEQLDWYVALACFKLGIVIEGTWSRYLAGQANREAGEQLHASAENLMTLGLQVTKGDSPFR, from the coding sequence ATGCCCGGTGATGTGCAGCAGTTGCCCACGTTGAGCGAACACGACCAGCAGGCCCTGCAGGCGTGGGTCCGATCCGAGAAGATCGGATCCACTGTCAGCGATGTGGAACCCCTGACCGGCGGCACGCAGAACATCGTCGTGCGCGTCCACGTCGACGGACGCCCGATGGTGCTGCGGCGCCCGCCGGCCCATCCCCGGCCCACGAGCGACAAGACCATGCTGCGCGAGATCGCGGTGCTGCGCACCCTGGCCGGATCCGGTGTGCCACACCCCGGGTTCATCGCGGGCTGCGCCGATCTGGACGTGCTGGGCGTGGTGTTCTACCTCATGGAGGAGGTGGACGGGTTCAACCCGGGCAACGAGGTCGCCCCCGCCTACCAACGCGCCGACATGCGCCACGCGGTGGGCCTGTCCTACGCCGCGAGCCTGGCCGGCCTGGGCAACGCGGCGTGGGAGAACAGCGAACTCGCCGCGCTGCGGCGTCCGGGATCCTTTCTCGCACGCCAGGTTCCGCAGTTCCTCAAACTGCTCGAGAGCTATCGCCACGACAATTACGAGCCCGAGTCGATGGCCGGGGCGCAGCCGCTGGCGCAGTGGCTCGACGAACACCGACCGCCCGACGGCGAGCCGGGGATCATGCACGGCGACGCGCACCTGAACAACGTGCTGCTGCGCCGTGAGGTCCCCGAGCTCGCGGCGTTCATCGACTGGGAGATGTGCACGATCGGAGATCCGCTGCTGGACCTCGGCTGGATGCTGGTGTGCTGGCCCGACGACCCCAACCCGATCAACGCCGGTTCGGCGCTGGCCGCCCTGGGCGGACTGGCCGGGCGCGCCGAGCTGCTCGACGCGTACCGGTCGGCCGGCGGCAGGCAGACCGAGCAACTCGATTGGTACGTGGCCCTGGCGTGTTTCAAGCTCGGCATCGTCATCGAGGGCACATGGTCGCGCTACCTCGCCGGGCAGGCCAACCGCGAGGCCGGCGAACAACTCCACGCCTCGGCCGAGAATCTCATGACCCTCGGCCTGCAGGTGACCAAGGGCGACAGCCCGTTCCGCTGA
- a CDS encoding sulfite exporter TauE/SafE family protein translates to MTVWDVVLLVFAGIAGGLTGSIAGLASVATYPALLVVGLPPVAANVTNTVAVVFNGVGSIAGSRPELAGQGAWLKRIIPVAALGGVAGAALLLSTPAEGFEKIVPFLLGFASVAILLPRREHRSARVANHRDHLIRTGVEAAAIFLITIYGGYFGAAAGVLLLALMLRAGGATLPHANAGKNVILGVANLVASAIFVVFAPVYWPAVVPLGIGCLIGSRLGPIIVRHAPSTPLRWLIGVAGIALAIKLALDTY, encoded by the coding sequence ATGACCGTTTGGGACGTCGTGCTGCTCGTGTTCGCCGGTATCGCCGGCGGGCTGACCGGAAGCATCGCAGGCCTCGCGTCCGTCGCGACCTATCCCGCACTGCTGGTCGTCGGCCTGCCGCCCGTGGCGGCCAATGTCACGAACACCGTCGCGGTCGTGTTCAACGGCGTCGGGTCGATCGCGGGCTCACGGCCCGAGCTGGCGGGGCAGGGCGCGTGGCTCAAACGGATCATCCCGGTCGCGGCGCTCGGCGGCGTCGCGGGCGCGGCCCTGCTGCTGTCGACGCCCGCGGAGGGCTTCGAGAAGATCGTGCCGTTCCTGCTCGGATTCGCCTCGGTGGCGATCCTGCTGCCCCGCAGGGAACATCGCTCGGCACGTGTGGCCAACCATCGCGACCATCTCATCCGCACCGGCGTCGAGGCCGCCGCGATCTTCCTGATCACCATCTACGGCGGCTATTTCGGGGCCGCGGCCGGTGTGCTGCTGCTGGCGCTGATGTTGCGGGCCGGCGGCGCGACGCTCCCGCACGCCAACGCGGGCAAGAACGTCATCCTCGGTGTCGCCAACCTCGTGGCGTCCGCGATCTTCGTGGTGTTCGCCCCGGTCTACTGGCCCGCGGTCGTGCCGCTGGGCATCGGCTGCCTCATCGGCAGCCGTCTCGGGCCGATCATCGTCCGCCACGCCCCGTCGACACCGCTGCGGTGGCTCATCGGTGTGGCCGGTATCGCGCTGGCGATCAAGCTCGCGCTCGACACGTACTGA